One stretch of Argiope bruennichi chromosome 3, qqArgBrue1.1, whole genome shotgun sequence DNA includes these proteins:
- the LOC129963263 gene encoding FAU ubiquitin-like and ribosomal protein S30: protein MHIFLRCQDLHTIDVEDGTVSDLKEFLEEKEGISAEEQILYYGGNQLQDNEDIADCLVDGATVDVTVRLLGGKVHGSLARAGKVKGQTPKVEKQEKKKKKTGRAKRRMQYNRRFVNVVVTFGRKKGPNSNS, encoded by the exons atgcatatatttcttcGATGTCAGGATTTGCACACCATTGATGTTGAAGATGGTACAGTTTCAGATTTAAAA GAATTCCTAGAGGAAAAAGAAGGTATTTCTGCTGAAGAACAGATCTTATATTATGGCGGAAATCAATTACAAGATAATGAAGATATTGCTGACTGCTTAGTAGATGGTGCAACTGTTGATGTAACTGTCAGACTATTAGGAG GCAAAGTTCATGGTTCCTTAGCTCGAGCTGGTAAAGTGAAAGGACAAACTCCAAAG gttgaaaaacaagaaaaaaagaaaaagaagactGGACGAGCAAAGAGAAGGATGCAATATAACAGACGTTTTGTTAACGTTGTTGTCACATTTGGACGAAAGAAAGGACCTAATTctaattcttaa